A single window of Vibrio stylophorae DNA harbors:
- the argE gene encoding acetylornithine deacetylase, translated as MKLPQFTQLYSQLIGTASISATESSWDQSNQQVIALLASWLSDQNFQCQIDEVAPGKFNLLAKRGEGDGGLMLSGHSDTVPFDAGRWDTDPFTLTDKDQRFYGLGTADMKGFFAFIVEALKSFEGQAFQKPLYILATCDEETSMAGARYFVEHQPVKPDFCVIGEPTDLVPIFAHKGHLSTAIRITGKSGHSSNPALGVNALEIMNEVLTVLLAAKQTLQQKFNHPGFTIPQPTLNLGHIHGGDSSNRICGCCELHYDIRPLPGLSLAALDEIIEQALAPVKARWPGRIEAFALHEPIPGYEFSGDPSYLQQLAEISGQTPTSVNYCTEAAFLQESCPTLVLGPGSIDQAHQPNEFIEQRYIAPTIHLISQLIQRFCC; from the coding sequence ATGAAGTTACCGCAATTTACCCAGCTCTACAGCCAGTTGATTGGCACCGCATCCATCAGCGCCACCGAGTCCAGTTGGGACCAAAGTAATCAGCAAGTGATCGCGCTTTTAGCCAGTTGGCTCAGCGATCAAAACTTTCAGTGCCAAATTGATGAAGTTGCGCCGGGTAAATTTAATCTACTGGCCAAACGTGGCGAAGGCGATGGTGGCCTGATGCTTTCTGGCCACTCAGATACCGTGCCCTTTGATGCTGGCCGTTGGGACACTGACCCTTTTACGCTCACCGATAAAGATCAGCGTTTTTATGGCTTAGGTACCGCCGATATGAAGGGATTTTTTGCCTTTATTGTTGAGGCGCTGAAATCCTTTGAAGGCCAAGCATTTCAAAAACCTCTCTATATACTGGCCACCTGCGATGAAGAAACCTCCATGGCTGGCGCGCGTTACTTTGTTGAACATCAACCCGTCAAACCTGATTTCTGTGTGATTGGCGAGCCCACCGACTTAGTGCCGATTTTTGCCCACAAGGGACACCTCTCCACCGCCATTCGCATCACCGGTAAATCAGGGCACTCCTCCAACCCAGCCTTGGGCGTCAATGCGCTGGAGATTATGAATGAAGTGCTCACCGTGCTGCTGGCGGCTAAGCAAACGCTGCAGCAAAAATTTAATCACCCCGGTTTTACCATTCCACAACCGACCTTGAACCTCGGTCATATTCACGGCGGCGATAGCTCCAATCGCATCTGTGGCTGCTGCGAATTGCACTATGATATTCGTCCACTACCAGGGTTAAGCCTTGCGGCACTCGATGAGATCATTGAGCAAGCCTTAGCACCCGTCAAAGCGCGCTGGCCTGGCCGTATCGAAGCTTTTGCCCTACATGAGCCCATTCCGGGTTACGAGTTTTCTGGCGACCCAAGCTATCTTCAACAACTCGCAGAAATCAGCGGACAAACGCCCACCAGCGTCAACTACTGCACCGAAGCAGCCTTTTTACAAGAAAGTTGTCCCACCTTGGTGCTTGGCCCCGGATCCATCGACCAAGCGCATCAGCCCAATGAGTTTATCGAGCAGCGCTATATCGCACCGACGATTCATCTTATTAGCCAGTTGATTCAGCGTTTTTGTTGCTAA